One region of Wyeomyia smithii strain HCP4-BCI-WySm-NY-G18 chromosome 3, ASM2978416v1, whole genome shotgun sequence genomic DNA includes:
- the LOC129728710 gene encoding GATA zinc finger domain-containing protein 16-like, which translates to MTFELKKLTEQQKLLVTQIDSNTQVVHKFTLQYPNQPNQTFTAMEDINNLETLLKNLKHELATINKNHSISGALSTLKNHLTSLVDLTSIKLREEIKNEISQLGKQSPHEDPNIKLNILDELKSLSTKFDTIQKKAQLSTSPVSQNDCDHSGWRLIGSTKRWKADWRFFDEKTKRREEQDRIRFRAWRNRQKRSRQRNRASRISNLPNRNHVYSNNNNNNNYHRGQNINFNTNSNRRYTNPNVNNSVLNNHNSPNYNMVNKQQNNGTNYHNDRQHTNSNRFHANQMLPPDRVLLAAAKDRFSRTQAYFIPTIQFQRGETLNPYPANDAFPLS; encoded by the coding sequence ATGACGTTTGAGTTGAAAAAGCTGACTGAACAGCAAAAGCTGCTGGTGACTCAGATTGATTCAAACACACAGGTGGTGCATAAATTCACACTGCAATACCCAAACCAGCCGAACCAAACGTTTACTGCAATGGAAGACATAAATAATCTTGAAACGCTGCTCAAAAATCTAAAGCATGAGTTAGCCACCATCAACAAGAACCATAGCATATCGGGGGCACTTTCTACACTAAAAAATCATTTAACGTCGCTAGTTGACCTCACTTCGATTAAATTgcgagaagaaataaaaaacgaaATAAGTCAGCTTGGCAAACAAAGTCCTCATGAAGATCCAAATATCAAGCTCAATATTTTGGACGAGCTGAAATCGTTATCTACCAAATTTGACACAATACAGAAAAAAGCTCAGCTTTCCACCTCGCCAGTTTCACAGAATGATTGTGATCACTCGGGATGGCGTTTAATTGGATCAACAAAGCGTTGGAAAGCTGACTGGCGATTCTTTGACGAAAAGACGAAGCGTCGTGAAGAACAGGATAGAATACGATTCAGAGCATGGCGAAATAGGCAAAAACGTTCACGACAACGAAATCGAGCATCTAGGATCAGCAATTTACCGAACAGAAATCACGTCtatagcaacaataacaacaacaacaactatcaTAGAGGACAGAACATCAACTTCAACACCAATAGTAACCGTAGATATACCAATCCCAACGTCAACAACAGTGTTTTGAATAATCACAATAGTCCCAACTATAACATGGTCAACAAACAACAGAATAACGGCACCAACTATCACAATGATCGACAACACACCAACTCTAATCgtttccatgcaaatcaaaTGCTACCACCTGACAGAGTGCTTCTTGCAGCAGCGAAAGACCGTTTCTCCAGAACTCAAGCTTACTTCATTCctacgattcaatttcaaagaggcgAAACTCTGAACCCATACCCGGCGAACGACGCGTTTCCACTTTCTTAA